One segment of Bacillus alkalisoli DNA contains the following:
- the hemH gene encoding ferrochelatase produces the protein MAKKKMGLLVMAYGTPYKEEDLEPYYTHIRHGRKPSEESLQDLRERYDAIGGISPLAHITQEQADKLGAHLNEIQDNIEFKVYLGLKHIDPFVEDAVKQMHEDGIEEAVSIVLAPHFSTFSVKSYNGRAKEEAEKLGGPTIYSVESWYDEPKFIQFWVEKVKETFDGMSSEEREKAVLIVSAHSLPEKIIQAGDPYPAQLQETADLIAKGAGVENYVIAWQSEGNTPEPWLGPDVQDITRDLHKEKGYTSFVYTPVGFVADHLEVLYDNDYECKVVTDEIGAKYYRPEMPNSGSLFIDAMATVVLEKLKQHNQ, from the coding sequence ATGGCAAAGAAAAAAATGGGACTATTAGTAATGGCATACGGTACGCCTTACAAAGAAGAAGATTTAGAACCTTACTACACACATATTCGTCACGGAAGAAAACCTTCAGAAGAAAGCTTGCAAGATTTACGTGAGCGTTACGATGCAATTGGTGGTATTTCTCCACTTGCTCACATTACGCAAGAGCAAGCTGACAAATTAGGTGCACACTTAAACGAAATTCAAGATAATATTGAATTCAAAGTTTATTTAGGATTAAAGCACATTGATCCGTTTGTAGAAGATGCAGTAAAACAAATGCACGAAGATGGAATAGAAGAAGCGGTTAGTATCGTATTAGCACCACATTTCTCTACTTTTAGCGTGAAGTCTTACAATGGCCGTGCAAAAGAAGAAGCAGAAAAACTAGGTGGTCCAACAATCTACTCCGTAGAAAGCTGGTACGATGAGCCAAAATTCATTCAATTTTGGGTAGAAAAAGTGAAAGAAACGTTTGATGGCATGTCTAGCGAAGAACGCGAAAAAGCAGTACTAATTGTATCTGCACACAGCTTGCCAGAAAAAATTATTCAAGCAGGAGATCCTTATCCTGCTCAGCTACAAGAAACAGCTGACCTAATTGCAAAAGGTGCAGGCGTTGAAAACTACGTGATTGCATGGCAAAGTGAAGGAAACACACCAGAACCGTGGTTAGGACCAGACGTACAAGATATTACTCGTGATCTTCATAAAGAAAAAGGTTACACATCATTCGTTTATACACCAGTAGGTTTTGTTGCTGACCATTTAGAAGTGTTATACGACAATGATTATGAGTGTAAAGTTGTAACAGATGAAATTGGTGCGAAGTACTATCGTCCAGAAATGCCAAACTCAGGTTCCTTATTTATAGATGCAATGGCAACCGTTGTTCTTGAAAAGTTAAAGCAACACAATCAATAA
- the hemE gene encoding uroporphyrinogen decarboxylase has product MSKRQINETFLKACRGEKTDYVPVWYMRQAGRSQPEYREIKQKYGLFEITHQPELCAYVTRLPVEQYNVDAAILYKDIMTPLPAIGVDVEIKSGIGPVIDNPIRTVQDVEKLGEITPEEDIPYVLDTIKLLTQEQLNVPLIGFAGAPFTLASYMIEGGPSRNYHKTKSFMYTEPKAWFALMDKLADMTIVYLKAQIKAGAKAIQIFDSWVGTLNVEDYKFYIKPVMSRIFSSLREEGVPMIMHGVGASHLANEWHDLPIDVVGLDWRLSIKEARERGITKAVQGNMDPSYLLSSWEVIEQHAKSIIDQGTQQPGYVFNLGHGVFPEVNPDTLKRLTQFIHDYSKSKATH; this is encoded by the coding sequence GTGAGTAAAAGACAAATTAATGAAACATTTCTAAAAGCATGTCGTGGAGAAAAAACGGATTACGTACCTGTATGGTATATGAGACAGGCGGGACGTTCCCAACCAGAATATAGAGAAATTAAACAAAAATATGGTTTATTTGAAATTACACATCAACCAGAACTATGTGCATATGTTACTCGTTTACCAGTTGAACAATATAACGTGGACGCAGCCATCCTTTACAAAGATATTATGACACCGCTACCAGCGATTGGTGTAGACGTAGAAATTAAATCAGGTATTGGACCAGTTATCGATAACCCAATTAGAACCGTTCAAGATGTAGAGAAATTAGGGGAAATCACTCCTGAAGAAGATATTCCATATGTATTAGACACGATAAAATTATTAACACAAGAACAATTAAATGTTCCATTAATCGGATTTGCAGGAGCACCATTTACACTTGCTTCTTACATGATTGAAGGTGGACCTTCTAGAAACTATCATAAAACAAAATCGTTCATGTACACAGAACCAAAGGCTTGGTTCGCATTAATGGATAAATTAGCAGACATGACAATTGTTTATTTAAAAGCTCAAATTAAAGCTGGAGCGAAAGCTATTCAAATTTTTGACTCGTGGGTTGGAACGTTGAATGTAGAAGATTACAAATTTTATATTAAGCCAGTAATGAGTCGTATTTTCTCTTCTTTACGCGAAGAGGGCGTACCTATGATTATGCATGGAGTTGGAGCAAGTCATTTAGCGAATGAATGGCACGACCTTCCTATAGATGTAGTTGGATTAGACTGGAGATTGTCTATTAAAGAAGCACGCGAGCGCGGTATTACAAAAGCTGTTCAAGGTAACATGGATCCATCATACCTTCTTTCTTCTTGGGAAGTTATTGAGCAACATGCAAAGTCAATCATCGACCAAGGAACGCAACAACCAGGATACGTATTTAACTTAGGGCACGGTGTATTCCCAGAAGTAAATCCTGATACACTAAAACGTTTAACACAGTTCATTCATGACTACTCTAAAAGTAAAGCAACACATTAA
- a CDS encoding transglycosylase domain-containing protein yields the protein MERSTAKRNKTKKWNLPEWFSPFKKYRWLLLIPASAFTLLAISLIGYLLIIYAGNYVIDERKLVMDSASSLVDEEGELITKIFTENRNIVSIDQIPQHVQQAFVAVEDNRFYTHRGIDGRAILRALYRDIVARSKVEGGSTITQQLAKNIFLTNEKSWLRKTKEAVIAINLERRYTKNQILEMYLNQIYFGHGAYGIDSAANLYFGVSVEELAVEQGALLAALPKAPNSFSPINNINAAKNRRDLVITLMHQQGYVSAEEAVKLQRKTIALSVKEDNDLKPYLTYIDMVIDEAQSRYGFSHEELLKGGYTITVPMAREVQRIAYERFQDDKYFPGTTENVEGAFVLMEPDAGGVLAVIGGRNYVARGLNRVNVKRQPGSTFKPLAVFAPAMEEGLFEPYSLLKDELLTYSNDYTPRNFNNEYQDTVSMYDAIKDSLNAPAVWTLNEIGIDKGKDYLNKMGIRLPDNGLAIALGGLEEGITPLDLTKAYRSFSNDGKVIQPYFIRKITDQTGNVVAQSSKVEKAVFSKQTAWYMTRMLEGVVTSGTGRAGEIRGELAGKTGTTNFPLVPRANRDTWFVGFNENVIGTVWMGYDRTTENEYLVGGGSYPSELLKDILREAELDNVAFSIPSGVKELESPIQLPEIQSLHASISFHPLRLFYVNLKWEHEGDERIVYRVYSVKDNEETFLGEVEGADTYTVNSINIFNPPKFYVVPYNTQTKQEGAHSPVVLPTMR from the coding sequence ATGGAGAGGTCAACTGCTAAAAGGAATAAGACAAAAAAATGGAACTTACCAGAATGGTTTTCACCTTTTAAAAAATATAGATGGTTATTACTTATTCCAGCTTCTGCTTTTACTTTATTAGCCATTAGTTTAATAGGCTACTTACTTATAATCTATGCTGGAAATTATGTAATAGATGAGAGAAAGTTAGTGATGGACTCAGCCTCTTCTCTAGTAGATGAAGAGGGAGAGTTAATTACAAAAATATTTACAGAAAACAGGAATATCGTATCGATCGATCAAATACCCCAACACGTACAACAAGCATTTGTGGCAGTAGAAGATAACCGATTTTACACACATCGCGGAATAGATGGTAGGGCAATTTTACGTGCGCTTTATCGTGACATTGTTGCTAGAAGTAAGGTTGAAGGTGGAAGTACGATTACGCAACAGCTAGCTAAAAATATTTTTCTAACCAACGAAAAGTCTTGGTTAAGAAAAACGAAAGAAGCCGTCATAGCGATCAATTTAGAAAGAAGATACACGAAAAATCAAATTCTAGAAATGTATTTAAATCAAATATATTTTGGTCATGGAGCATATGGAATTGACTCAGCAGCCAATCTTTATTTTGGAGTAAGTGTAGAAGAGTTAGCTGTAGAGCAAGGTGCCCTTTTAGCAGCACTACCAAAAGCGCCAAATAGCTTTTCTCCTATTAATAATATAAATGCAGCTAAAAACAGGCGAGACCTAGTTATTACGCTCATGCACCAACAAGGGTACGTTTCCGCAGAAGAGGCTGTAAAACTACAAAGAAAAACAATCGCTTTGTCAGTAAAAGAAGATAACGACTTAAAACCATATTTAACGTATATTGATATGGTAATAGACGAAGCCCAAAGTCGTTACGGTTTTTCTCATGAAGAATTATTAAAAGGTGGATATACTATTACAGTTCCGATGGCACGTGAAGTTCAACGAATTGCATACGAACGTTTTCAAGATGATAAATATTTTCCAGGCACAACTGAAAATGTTGAAGGTGCTTTTGTATTAATGGAGCCAGACGCTGGTGGTGTCCTTGCAGTAATTGGTGGAAGAAATTACGTAGCAAGAGGATTAAATAGGGTAAATGTAAAAAGACAACCTGGATCGACTTTTAAACCACTTGCAGTTTTTGCCCCTGCTATGGAAGAGGGTTTATTCGAACCTTACTCATTATTAAAGGACGAGCTATTAACGTACTCTAATGATTATACGCCTAGAAACTTCAACAATGAATATCAAGACACTGTTTCTATGTATGATGCGATTAAAGATTCCTTAAATGCTCCAGCCGTTTGGACATTAAACGAGATTGGCATTGATAAAGGCAAAGATTACTTAAATAAAATGGGTATCCGTTTACCTGATAATGGGCTTGCCATCGCATTAGGTGGATTAGAAGAGGGGATTACACCGCTAGATTTAACAAAAGCATACCGAAGCTTTAGTAATGATGGAAAAGTCATCCAACCATACTTTATAAGAAAAATAACAGACCAAACCGGTAACGTTGTTGCCCAATCAAGCAAAGTGGAGAAAGCAGTGTTTAGCAAACAAACAGCATGGTATATGACAAGAATGTTAGAAGGTGTCGTTACGTCAGGAACAGGACGAGCTGGCGAAATAAGAGGAGAGTTAGCAGGGAAAACAGGGACAACTAACTTCCCACTAGTTCCACGAGCAAACCGTGATACATGGTTTGTAGGATTTAATGAAAATGTAATAGGTACTGTTTGGATGGGCTATGACCGGACAACAGAAAATGAATATTTAGTCGGTGGAGGAAGCTACCCATCAGAACTTCTTAAAGACATTTTAAGAGAGGCAGAGTTAGATAATGTTGCATTTTCTATTCCCTCAGGTGTTAAAGAATTAGAAAGTCCTATTCAATTGCCAGAAATTCAATCATTACATGCTTCTATTTCTTTTCATCCACTACGATTATTTTATGTCAATCTTAAGTGGGAACATGAAGGAGATGAACGAATAGTGTACAGAGTTTACTCTGTAAAAGATAATGAGGAAACGTTTCTTGGCGAGGTAGAAGGCGCAGATACTTATACTGTAAATAGTATTAATATTTTTAATCCACCTAAGTTTTATGTAGTCCCATACAATACACAAACAAAACAAGAGGGAGCACATTCCCCTGTTGTGTTACCTACAATGCGTTAA
- a CDS encoding antibiotic biosynthesis monooxygenase family protein, producing the protein MNFYMTFGTEDFLQTLKSQIDNGELLLMAGEENAVLMHETTEKSSFSAGKKFEVLDGVGNFQNGHFAVLNNIPVTQEGRPVFEYRFSQRARLIEEEPGFVAIRVLRPTDESDTYVILTLWEEEASFKRWQESKAYENAHKKRGTEEGVDKQQQIFPRPSYVTTYRGVTESE; encoded by the coding sequence TTGAATTTCTATATGACGTTCGGTACAGAAGATTTTTTACAAACATTAAAGTCACAAATTGACAATGGCGAACTTTTGCTGATGGCTGGAGAAGAAAATGCTGTTTTAATGCACGAGACAACTGAAAAATCTAGCTTTTCAGCTGGTAAAAAATTCGAGGTGCTAGACGGAGTAGGCAATTTCCAAAATGGACATTTTGCTGTGTTAAATAATATTCCAGTAACACAAGAAGGCCGTCCTGTTTTTGAATACCGATTCAGCCAGCGTGCTAGATTAATTGAAGAAGAACCTGGATTTGTAGCTATTCGAGTGTTACGTCCAACAGATGAATCTGATACATACGTAATCTTAACACTCTGGGAAGAAGAAGCTTCTTTCAAAAGATGGCAAGAATCAAAAGCATATGAAAATGCACATAAAAAACGTGGTACGGAAGAAGGCGTTGATAAACAGCAACAAATTTTCCCACGTCCTTCTTACGTTACAACCTACCGTGGTGTAACAGAAAGCGAATGA
- a CDS encoding response regulator transcription factor, whose amino-acid sequence MSSNIRVAVVDDHDMVRKGLLAYLVTEPHIEIVGEGASGNEAIEIARKTKPDVMLMDLLMENGTGIDATREIVKFHPTCKIIIITSFYDDEKVFPAIEAGAFSYLLKTAQAEDIIKAIHKAINDEPVIEPKVASKMMNRFRTPLKQLHDDLTERELEVLMCLGDGLSNQEISDTLFIGVKTVKTHVSNILSKLGVADRTQAAIYANRHGILRKN is encoded by the coding sequence ATGAGTAGTAATATTAGAGTAGCTGTTGTGGACGATCATGATATGGTCAGAAAAGGTTTATTAGCTTATTTAGTGACTGAACCTCATATTGAAATTGTTGGTGAAGGGGCAAGTGGTAATGAAGCAATAGAGATTGCACGAAAAACAAAGCCAGATGTCATGTTGATGGACTTACTTATGGAAAATGGCACAGGTATTGATGCTACACGAGAAATAGTGAAATTTCATCCAACTTGTAAAATTATTATTATTACAAGTTTTTATGATGATGAGAAAGTATTCCCAGCCATTGAAGCTGGAGCATTTAGTTACTTATTAAAAACTGCGCAAGCGGAAGATATTATAAAAGCAATACATAAAGCAATAAATGATGAACCAGTAATTGAACCGAAAGTGGCAAGTAAAATGATGAATAGATTTAGGACACCTTTGAAGCAACTGCATGATGATTTAACAGAACGAGAATTGGAAGTGTTAATGTGTCTAGGAGATGGATTATCAAATCAAGAAATTAGTGACACATTGTTTATTGGTGTAAAAACAGTTAAAACGCATGTGAGTAATATATTAAGCAAGCTTGGTGTAGCAGACCGCACACAGGCGGCTATTTATGCAAACCGTCACGGAATCTTACGCAAGAATTAA
- a CDS encoding sensor histidine kinase, which translates to MTEYKQKKGLFRRIQSVRFWLIRSHLTVTFIASLLVFISLQALLLFYPEGLQLTVGLTVLITLKIFILGFLTSIYVGYKDSYYVKKRLEDISTFIATLSRGKFSETIQVREQDELGRLTEDINQLAQKIQNQVHSLQKLAEEKNLLAKKAHSAATMEERQRLARDLHDSVSQQLFALSIMSSAVIRIFDSKPEIAKRQIQDIASIAAKAQAEMRALLLHLRPVSLTNETLCRAIEQLIEELERKTPITFHRNIETLNTLSNATEDHLFRIIQEALANILRHADASEVDIEIHEKNDYVYIFISDNGIGFELNQQKLASYGLQTMRERCEEIGGTFEIKSKQGEGTHIEIHIPVRKRGRNNE; encoded by the coding sequence TTGACCGAGTATAAGCAAAAAAAAGGACTGTTTCGCCGGATTCAAAGTGTGCGTTTTTGGTTAATTCGTTCCCACTTAACTGTTACATTTATTGCATCACTTCTAGTGTTTATTTCTTTACAAGCATTATTGTTGTTCTATCCAGAAGGATTACAACTAACAGTAGGTCTCACTGTCCTTATTACATTAAAAATATTCATTTTAGGGTTCTTAACTAGTATATATGTAGGTTATAAAGATAGTTATTATGTGAAAAAAAGACTTGAGGATATATCTACATTTATTGCAACATTAAGTAGAGGGAAATTTTCAGAAACAATACAAGTTAGAGAGCAAGATGAACTAGGAAGATTAACAGAAGATATAAACCAACTAGCACAAAAAATCCAAAATCAAGTTCATTCATTACAAAAATTAGCAGAAGAGAAAAACCTTCTTGCTAAAAAAGCTCATTCAGCAGCAACTATGGAAGAGAGACAGCGTTTAGCAAGAGATTTACATGATTCCGTCAGCCAACAATTATTTGCCTTAAGTATAATGTCTAGTGCAGTTATTCGTATTTTTGACTCGAAACCAGAGATTGCCAAGCGACAAATTCAAGACATTGCTTCCATAGCAGCCAAAGCACAGGCGGAAATGAGGGCGCTATTACTTCATTTACGACCTGTCTCTTTGACGAATGAAACATTATGTAGGGCAATTGAACAATTAATTGAAGAGTTAGAAAGAAAAACACCAATTACTTTTCACCGAAATATTGAGACGTTAAATACCTTATCCAATGCAACTGAAGATCATTTGTTTAGAATTATTCAAGAAGCACTAGCTAACATTTTGAGACATGCCGATGCATCAGAAGTGGATATAGAAATTCATGAAAAAAATGACTATGTATATATTTTCATTAGTGACAATGGTATCGGCTTTGAATTAAATCAACAAAAACTGGCTTCATATGGTTTGCAGACGATGAGAGAACGTTGTGAAGAAATTGGTGGTACATTTGAAATTAAAAGCAAGCAAGGCGAAGGAACTCATATAGAAATACATATTCCAGTACGAAAGAGGGGGAGAAACAATGAGTAG